The following proteins are co-located in the Acidobacteriota bacterium genome:
- a CDS encoding DUF1501 domain-containing protein: MRNRLESPHIPRREFFSRLSDGLYGTALATLLGEDLYSSSNPALAGNGVHDLKPRAPHYRPQAKAVIHLFMNGGPSQVDLFDPKPELARLAGSAPPRDILNKIEFADQVGGLFPSPYKFKRRGRCGMELSELLPHLGEVVDDITLIRSMYGEHFNHEPAIYLMHSGRTLPNRPSLGSWVVYGLGSETRNLPGYVVLDDPKGLPINREQNWQSAWLPPVYQGTRFRSEGPPVLNLESRRNLPSDLIEAERALLRRLDTAHRDARPREPELDARIASYELAARMQLATSDALDLSQEDEATREMYGLNDELTRSYGTRCLMARRLVERGVRFVQIFIEGQIWDAHTNLEKMLTYSCGKTDRPAAALVKDLKRRGLLEETLVIWGGEFGRMPLAQVADRGADGRDHGPDGFSIWMAGGGVKGGLTYGGTDDIGHKAVDQRVSVHDFHATLLHLLGMNYRDLVYRRHGLDERLTDQFPARVVEEILV, from the coding sequence ATGAGAAACAGACTCGAGAGTCCCCACATCCCCCGGCGGGAGTTCTTCTCCCGGCTCAGCGACGGCCTTTACGGCACGGCCTTGGCCACACTCTTGGGGGAGGACCTCTACTCCTCCTCCAATCCGGCGCTGGCCGGCAACGGAGTCCATGACCTGAAGCCCCGGGCTCCCCACTACCGTCCCCAGGCCAAGGCCGTGATCCACCTGTTCATGAACGGCGGACCCAGCCAGGTGGACCTGTTCGACCCCAAGCCGGAGCTGGCCCGGTTGGCGGGGAGCGCGCCCCCCAGGGACATCCTCAACAAGATCGAATTCGCCGACCAGGTGGGAGGGCTGTTCCCCTCCCCCTACAAGTTCAAGCGGCGCGGACGTTGCGGAATGGAGCTCTCCGAACTGCTTCCCCATCTGGGAGAGGTGGTGGACGACATCACCCTGATCCGTTCCATGTACGGGGAGCACTTCAACCACGAGCCGGCCATCTATCTCATGCACTCGGGCCGAACCCTGCCCAATCGGCCCTCGTTGGGCTCGTGGGTGGTCTACGGACTGGGGAGCGAGACCCGGAACCTGCCCGGATACGTGGTGCTGGACGACCCCAAGGGGCTGCCCATCAACCGGGAGCAGAACTGGCAGTCGGCCTGGCTGCCTCCCGTCTACCAGGGGACCCGCTTCCGCTCCGAGGGGCCGCCCGTCCTGAACCTGGAGTCGCGGCGGAATCTGCCCAGCGACCTGATCGAAGCCGAGCGCGCCCTGCTCCGCCGTCTCGACACGGCGCACCGGGACGCCCGGCCAAGGGAACCGGAGCTCGACGCCAGGATCGCCAGCTACGAGCTGGCCGCCCGGATGCAGTTGGCCACGTCGGATGCGCTGGACCTGTCCCAGGAGGACGAGGCCACCCGGGAAATGTACGGCCTCAACGACGAGCTGACCCGTTCCTATGGAACCCGCTGCCTCATGGCCCGGCGCCTGGTGGAGCGGGGAGTCCGTTTCGTTCAGATCTTCATCGAAGGCCAGATCTGGGACGCCCACACCAACCTGGAGAAGATGCTGACCTACAGTTGCGGGAAGACGGACCGTCCCGCGGCCGCCCTTGTCAAGGACCTCAAGCGCCGCGGCCTGTTGGAGGAGACCCTGGTGATCTGGGGCGGAGAGTTCGGGAGAATGCCCCTGGCCCAGGTCGCCGACCGGGGCGCCGACGGGCGGGACCACGGCCCCGACGGATTCAGCATCTGGATGGCCGGCGGCGGCGTCAAGGGAGGACTCACCTACGGCGGCACCGACGACATCGGGCACAAGGCCGTGGACCAGAGGGTCAGCGTCCACGACTTCCACGCCACCCTGCTGCACCTGT
- a CDS encoding ATP-binding protein has translation MIERDLTPELIRAARQFPSITLTGPRQSGKTTLCRAVFPDLPYTTLEAPDIRALATEDPRGFLAQFPNGAIIDEVQRVPDLLSYLQVIIDSDPEPGRWVLTGSQNLSLLASVSQSLAGRTAVHHLLPPSRSEIVRFDRPPKSLEATLFAGAYPRIFDRDLNPADWLRSYVATYIERDVRTISNVGDLPTFQRFVELCAGRTAQLVNYSSLADDCGVSQPTAKTWLGILETGFLTFRLPAFHANLRKRLVKMPRLYFYDTGLVCWLLGIRSPEQLRTHPLRGPIFETWVVSEIAKYRTHLGESGGLFFYRDSNGAEVDLILEYPFHITLVEAKASATPSSALFRGARRVRRHLSRQPRPCSVVVAYGGEQLQRRTEGSLVPWSELHQADFWEPAAVV, from the coding sequence ATGATCGAGCGGGACCTCACGCCGGAGTTGATCAGGGCGGCTCGCCAATTCCCTTCGATCACGTTGACCGGACCACGGCAGAGCGGAAAGACGACCTTGTGCCGAGCCGTGTTTCCGGACCTTCCCTACACGACTCTGGAGGCCCCGGACATACGCGCTTTGGCGACGGAGGACCCCAGAGGTTTCCTGGCCCAGTTTCCCAACGGAGCCATCATCGACGAAGTGCAACGCGTCCCAGACCTCCTCTCGTACCTGCAGGTCATCATCGACTCCGATCCGGAGCCCGGCCGCTGGGTTCTGACTGGCTCGCAGAACCTTTCCCTGCTGGCGTCGGTCAGCCAATCGCTGGCGGGAAGGACAGCCGTGCACCACCTGCTGCCACCGAGCCGCAGTGAGATCGTGCGCTTCGACCGGCCTCCGAAAAGTCTTGAAGCGACTCTCTTCGCGGGCGCCTATCCTCGGATTTTCGATCGCGATCTGAACCCGGCGGACTGGCTCCGTTCTTATGTCGCGACCTATATCGAACGGGACGTGCGGACCATCAGCAACGTGGGAGACCTTCCCACCTTTCAACGCTTCGTGGAATTGTGCGCCGGCCGTACGGCTCAACTGGTGAACTACTCGTCATTGGCCGACGACTGCGGCGTGTCCCAGCCAACGGCCAAGACATGGCTCGGGATTCTCGAGACCGGTTTTCTCACCTTTCGCCTGCCGGCATTTCACGCCAATCTGCGCAAGCGCCTGGTGAAGATGCCGAGGTTGTACTTCTACGACACCGGGCTGGTCTGCTGGCTGCTGGGCATTCGCAGCCCCGAGCAGCTCCGCACACATCCCTTGCGAGGACCGATCTTCGAAACCTGGGTGGTCTCGGAGATTGCAAAATACCGGACTCACCTGGGCGAATCCGGGGGTCTTTTCTTCTACCGCGACAGTAACGGGGCCGAGGTCGATCTCATCCTTGAATATCCGTTCCACATCACGCTGGTGGAAGCCAAGGCTTCCGCGACGCCGTCCTCCGCTCTGTTTCGCGGCGCCCGGCGCGTGCGCAGACATCTTTCGCGACAGCCTCGCCCATGTTCGGTCGTCGTGGCCTACGGGGGCGAGCAACTCCAGCGGCGCACCGAAGGGAGCCTGGTCCCCTGGAGCGAACTGCACCAAGCGGACTTTTGGGAACCGGCCGCCGTCGTTTGA
- a CDS encoding Nramp family divalent metal transporter, with protein sequence MTDQNPTQMSGADPGSNLRVPAGKMAAWGVDTLPVPPPDRFDLRRFLGPGLLMVGLAIGGGEWLTGPALTAQYGGILMWIATMSILFQCCYNLEVMRYALYCGEPMFTGFFRLAPGPRFWTGIFLVVDFGAIWPYLSANAAVPLLAAFLGHLPGTLPTTYLSQEEIVAETGLSARLVEEMSQHPGRFGRVQDVERETGLPVEVIREIAQNPEHYGDTRRWRPLPHPLTEWQDGDSVTEVAARTGLDREVLEKVQGRPELFGPVEVVIRETGLPAEIVHEMARNPSAYGVTDRWKAMPEPVLEKWVEPERSTVGYLGYAIFLSAFVPLIFGGKVYNMVEKIMAAKTALVLGYLIFLGVFYVEWRVWVEIFSGFVKFGALPEVGGNPLTWSELFRGTFGIGGARPALDVGLLAIFAAIAGSGGLGNASFANYVRDKGWGMGARVGAIASAVGGKGVKLLHEGRVFHVTPESKKLWTGWRKVTIRDQLGIWVGGCILGMGIPALLSLQFAAGQQVRGDSLAALTAQGVVEKTGEPIFWFLTLLCGFMVLGPTQIAAADSFCRRWTDLIWTASTRARGLKEEQVKYVYYVLLAAYALWGVMALTLIPDRMMIVKIAGIPLNFGLGFSALCVLAVNCKLLPRELQPAWYIRVLMVACALFFLSIACVSTAAVIRDLQFL encoded by the coding sequence ATGACCGACCAGAACCCAACTCAGATGTCCGGCGCCGATCCCGGCTCCAACCTCCGCGTCCCGGCCGGGAAAATGGCGGCCTGGGGAGTGGACACGCTGCCCGTTCCTCCCCCGGACCGCTTCGATCTGCGCCGGTTCCTGGGGCCGGGCCTGCTCATGGTGGGACTGGCCATCGGAGGAGGGGAATGGCTGACCGGTCCCGCCCTGACGGCGCAGTACGGCGGGATACTCATGTGGATCGCCACCATGAGCATCCTGTTCCAGTGCTGCTACAACCTGGAGGTGATGCGCTACGCCCTGTATTGCGGCGAGCCCATGTTCACCGGCTTTTTCCGGTTGGCGCCGGGCCCGCGCTTCTGGACCGGCATCTTCCTGGTGGTCGACTTCGGCGCGATCTGGCCCTACCTGTCGGCCAACGCGGCGGTACCCTTGTTGGCGGCGTTTCTGGGGCATCTGCCTGGGACCCTCCCCACGACCTACCTTTCCCAGGAAGAAATCGTGGCCGAGACGGGGCTTTCGGCCCGGCTGGTGGAGGAGATGTCGCAACACCCCGGCCGTTTCGGACGGGTCCAGGATGTCGAGCGCGAGACGGGACTGCCGGTGGAGGTGATCCGGGAGATCGCGCAGAACCCGGAGCACTATGGCGACACCCGCCGCTGGCGGCCTCTGCCCCATCCGCTCACCGAGTGGCAGGACGGGGACTCGGTCACGGAGGTGGCCGCCAGGACCGGGTTGGACCGCGAGGTTCTGGAGAAGGTTCAAGGGAGGCCGGAACTGTTCGGACCGGTGGAGGTTGTCATCCGAGAAACCGGACTTCCGGCCGAGATCGTCCATGAAATGGCTCGGAACCCGAGCGCCTACGGCGTCACGGACCGGTGGAAGGCCATGCCGGAGCCGGTGCTGGAGAAGTGGGTCGAACCGGAAAGGAGTACGGTTGGCTATCTCGGCTACGCCATCTTCCTCTCCGCCTTCGTCCCGCTGATCTTCGGCGGCAAGGTCTACAACATGGTCGAGAAGATCATGGCCGCCAAGACGGCCCTGGTGCTGGGCTATCTCATCTTCCTGGGGGTCTTCTACGTCGAATGGCGGGTCTGGGTCGAGATCTTTTCGGGGTTCGTCAAATTCGGGGCGCTTCCCGAAGTGGGGGGAAACCCGTTGACGTGGTCGGAACTGTTCCGGGGGACCTTCGGAATCGGAGGCGCCAGACCGGCTCTGGACGTGGGCCTGTTGGCTATTTTCGCCGCCATTGCCGGAAGCGGAGGCCTGGGCAACGCCAGTTTCGCCAACTACGTTCGGGACAAAGGCTGGGGAATGGGGGCCCGGGTGGGCGCCATCGCCAGCGCCGTGGGCGGAAAGGGCGTCAAGCTGCTCCACGAGGGCCGGGTGTTCCACGTCACGCCGGAATCGAAAAAACTGTGGACGGGATGGCGCAAGGTCACGATTCGCGACCAACTGGGGATCTGGGTCGGGGGTTGCATCCTGGGCATGGGCATACCGGCCCTGCTCTCGCTCCAGTTCGCCGCCGGACAGCAGGTCCGGGGCGATTCGCTGGCCGCCCTGACGGCACAGGGAGTCGTCGAGAAGACCGGGGAACCCATCTTCTGGTTTCTCACCCTGCTCTGCGGCTTCATGGTCCTGGGCCCGACCCAGATCGCGGCGGCGGACTCCTTCTGCCGGCGTTGGACCGACCTGATCTGGACCGCCAGCACCCGCGCCCGGGGGCTGAAGGAAGAGCAGGTCAAGTATGTCTACTACGTGCTGCTGGCCGCCTACGCCCTCTGGGGTGTGATGGCGCTGACCCTGATTCCCGACCGCATGATGATCGTGAAGATTGCGGGCATCCCCTTGAACTTCGGTCTGGGGTTTTCGGCGCTCTGCGTCCTGGCCGTCAACTGCAAACTGCTGCCCAGGGAATTGCAGCCTGCCTGGTACATCCGTGTCTTGATGGTGGCCTGCGCCCTGTTCTTTTTGAGCATCGCCTGTGTCTCCACGGCGGCCGTGATTCGCGACCTCCAGTTCCTGTAG
- a CDS encoding PSD1 and planctomycete cytochrome C domain-containing protein — protein sequence MTPHSGNTMAFLRACRRMIWLAPLFFAPVTATGETAPDVFDSSIRPIIENNCVACHGESAPQAELDLRAPASILKGGKSGPAVVPGSADQSLLLDKVVSGAMPPGDAALGREEIAAIRGWIDRLGQAEAALAHADISEKDVLPIFLMRCVVCHGKRAQEGGLDLRTLAGRLRGGKSGPALVPGDPDASLLFQRIVHEEMPPADLLFKYRVRPPSTGEVENLRRWIAAGALADPPHDPGQDSELPLTGEDRGFWSFRSPKSPPVPKVARDALVRNPIDAFLLEKLEANGLSFSPEADRLTLMRRAYLDLVGMPPTASQIRAHLADESPDAYERMVEELLDSPHYGERWAQHWLDVAGYADTEGIKHADHFRPQAWRYRDYVIRSLNQDKPYDRFLVEQLAGDELADYKKEVTPDALEFLAATGFLRLASDPTDSPSNASLAEKMDVIHDEIQVLGSSVLGLTMGCARCHDHKYDPISQKDYYRLSAVFQSAYDPYDWLDPTQRYLDVGDPKEIEETKRFNAPIQKQIDDLERAWKAKTGPLRNQVLESRLAALPEALRQDLKALLKTPEDQRNTVQKYLQRRFQKTLKVTDQGLARENEELKPQLAEFNKSLGELKKKLKPKPAVRALFDMGSEGSPTYVLQRGNAETIGERVYPGVPAVLRAGLPEYDPEIPSGRTDTTGYRLALARWLTHPEHPLTSRVLVNRVWMHHFGRGIVSTPADFGRTGARPSHPELLDWLATWFVDRDWSLKSLHRLMMTSTAYRQSSGRGLQGEADPEGHLWSRMSLRRMQAEVLYDSMLRATGRLDPDRFGPADPVERMDDGEVIAQGTKNGWRRAIYTQKRRLLRMTFLDLFDAPQMAPNCTERISSNVAPQALQLMNGFLARKLSRHLAGRLVDAHPGRAEDQVRELYLRVLTRRPTPEEMQMTLESLSDLAEKWTRHLENEQDEAPRRTTAHWSALASVSHALLTSAEFSYID from the coding sequence ATGACGCCTCATTCAGGGAACACCATGGCCTTTCTCAGGGCCTGCCGCCGGATGATCTGGCTCGCTCCGCTGTTCTTCGCTCCTGTTACCGCAACCGGCGAGACGGCGCCGGACGTCTTCGACTCGTCGATCCGGCCCATCATCGAGAACAACTGTGTGGCCTGCCACGGCGAGTCCGCGCCCCAGGCCGAGCTGGACCTGAGAGCCCCCGCATCGATCCTGAAGGGAGGCAAATCGGGTCCGGCCGTCGTCCCCGGGTCGGCCGACCAAAGTCTGTTGCTGGACAAGGTGGTGTCCGGAGCCATGCCTCCCGGCGACGCGGCTCTGGGCCGGGAGGAGATTGCGGCCATCCGCGGCTGGATCGACCGGCTGGGTCAAGCGGAAGCGGCCCTGGCCCACGCGGACATCAGCGAGAAGGACGTGCTTCCCATCTTCCTCATGAGGTGCGTGGTCTGCCACGGCAAGCGGGCCCAGGAAGGGGGTCTGGACCTGAGAACCCTGGCCGGACGCCTCCGGGGCGGCAAGTCGGGACCGGCCCTGGTGCCGGGCGACCCCGACGCCAGTCTTCTCTTTCAGCGCATCGTGCACGAGGAGATGCCTCCCGCCGACCTCCTCTTCAAGTACCGCGTCAGGCCTCCCAGCACCGGGGAGGTGGAGAACCTGCGCCGCTGGATCGCCGCCGGAGCGCTTGCCGACCCGCCGCATGACCCGGGCCAGGATTCCGAACTTCCCCTGACCGGCGAGGACCGGGGGTTCTGGTCCTTCCGGAGTCCAAAGAGTCCTCCGGTTCCGAAGGTCGCCCGGGACGCACTGGTCCGGAATCCCATCGACGCCTTCCTGCTGGAGAAGCTGGAAGCCAACGGCCTGAGCTTCTCGCCCGAAGCGGACCGCCTCACCCTGATGCGCCGGGCCTACCTGGACCTCGTCGGGATGCCTCCCACCGCGTCCCAGATCCGGGCCCATCTGGCGGACGAGTCTCCGGACGCGTACGAGCGCATGGTCGAGGAGCTGCTGGACTCGCCCCACTACGGGGAGCGCTGGGCTCAGCACTGGCTGGACGTGGCCGGCTACGCCGACACCGAGGGGATCAAGCACGCCGACCACTTCCGCCCCCAGGCCTGGCGCTACCGCGACTACGTGATCCGCTCCCTGAACCAGGACAAGCCCTACGACCGCTTCCTGGTGGAGCAGTTGGCCGGCGACGAGTTGGCGGACTACAAGAAGGAGGTCACGCCCGACGCCCTGGAGTTCCTGGCGGCCACCGGGTTTCTGAGGCTCGCCTCCGATCCCACCGATTCGCCGTCCAACGCCTCGCTGGCCGAAAAGATGGACGTGATCCACGACGAGATCCAGGTGCTGGGCTCCTCGGTCCTGGGCCTGACCATGGGTTGCGCCCGCTGCCACGATCACAAGTACGACCCCATCTCCCAGAAGGACTACTACCGCCTCAGCGCCGTTTTTCAGAGCGCCTACGACCCCTACGACTGGCTCGACCCGACCCAGCGCTACCTGGACGTGGGGGATCCGAAGGAGATCGAGGAGACGAAGCGCTTCAACGCTCCCATCCAAAAGCAGATCGACGACCTGGAACGGGCCTGGAAGGCCAAGACCGGGCCGCTCCGAAACCAGGTCCTGGAATCCCGGCTGGCGGCCCTGCCGGAAGCCCTGCGGCAGGACCTCAAAGCCCTGCTGAAGACCCCGGAGGACCAGCGCAACACGGTTCAGAAATACCTGCAACGCCGTTTTCAGAAGACGCTGAAGGTCACCGACCAGGGGCTGGCGCGTGAGAACGAGGAGCTCAAACCCCAGCTCGCGGAATTCAACAAGTCGCTGGGCGAGCTGAAGAAGAAACTGAAACCCAAACCGGCCGTGCGGGCCCTTTTCGACATGGGGAGCGAAGGCTCTCCCACCTACGTCCTGCAGCGCGGCAATGCCGAGACCATCGGGGAGCGCGTCTACCCCGGAGTGCCCGCCGTCCTGCGTGCGGGGTTGCCCGAATACGATCCGGAGATCCCTTCGGGGAGAACCGACACCACCGGCTATCGCCTGGCCCTGGCCCGCTGGCTGACCCATCCGGAGCATCCGCTGACCTCGCGGGTCCTGGTCAACCGGGTCTGGATGCACCATTTCGGACGTGGCATCGTCTCCACGCCGGCCGACTTCGGCCGGACCGGCGCCCGGCCCTCCCATCCGGAACTGCTGGACTGGCTGGCCACCTGGTTCGTGGACCGGGACTGGAGCCTCAAGTCGCTGCACCGGCTCATGATGACCTCCACCGCCTACCGACAGAGTTCGGGACGGGGGTTGCAGGGGGAAGCCGATCCCGAAGGCCACCTCTGGTCGCGCATGTCCTTGCGGCGGATGCAGGCGGAGGTGCTCTACGATTCCATGCTGCGGGCCACCGGCCGGCTGGACCCGGACCGCTTCGGACCGGCCGACCCGGTGGAGAGGATGGACGACGGGGAGGTGATCGCCCAGGGAACGAAGAACGGTTGGAGGCGGGCCATCTACACCCAGAAACGGCGCCTCCTGAGAATGACCTTCCTGGACCTCTTCGACGCCCCGCAGATGGCGCCCAACTGCACCGAGCGAATCTCCTCCAACGTTGCGCCGCAGGCCCTCCAGTTGATGAACGGCTTCCTGGCCCGGAAGCTGTCGCGCCATCTGGCCGGACGCCTGGTGGACGCGCACCCGGGACGGGCCGAGGACCAGGTCCGGGAGCTCTACCTGCGGGTTCTCACCCGGAGGCCCACTCCGGAGGAGATGCAAATGACCCTGGAATCCCTCTCCGACCTCGCGGAGAAGTGGACCCGTCACTTGGAGAACGAACAGGACGAGGCTCCGCGCCGGACGACCGCCCACTGGTCGGCTCTGGCGTCCGTTTCCCACGCTCTGCTCACCTCGGCGGAGTTCTCCTACATCGACTAG
- a CDS encoding family 10 glycosylhydrolase, with product MRTRLIAAMTSLFLLPIPIQASDKQNVMIVSWGDVIMSGAPGAARLDTPEKVRESVRSWKSQGIDQVLFRGDNFRVLLFHQTAPANEEHRKGLEKTRVAWESDLMETAVNAMREAGIRAYVWLTVLDEGCPPEVLYADSVPFAWQSRFTRQNPQFLACDRSLTPNGRKYHWGVMEYAYPEVRQYMLEVIRAFSDRFDLDGVFLSLRTHSPPPGHADQFGFNEPVVREYKRRYGRDILREPFDLEKWRNLRGEFFTTFLREVRDHLKSRGQKLAVGVQQGEYLGPPFGNMRIQWRRWVADKIVDQLVVGHITGARARYPLRTQRTMGYLQSQEDNLGLLPIEEALSNDYGPLCALHGVDLLVSPKLFYLSFLHPTYGRGRQNPELRARLLERLEAIPEVTGIVIGYGRFLRSHAATSAE from the coding sequence ATGCGCACCCGCTTGATCGCAGCGATGACCTCCCTCTTCCTCCTGCCGATCCCCATCCAAGCCAGCGACAAGCAGAACGTCATGATCGTGAGCTGGGGCGACGTCATCATGTCCGGGGCCCCGGGGGCGGCGCGGCTGGACACGCCCGAAAAGGTGCGCGAGTCCGTCCGCTCCTGGAAATCCCAGGGCATCGACCAGGTCCTCTTTCGCGGCGACAACTTCCGCGTCCTCCTCTTTCACCAGACGGCACCCGCCAACGAGGAACACCGCAAGGGGTTGGAGAAGACCCGGGTGGCCTGGGAGTCGGACCTCATGGAGACTGCCGTCAACGCCATGAGGGAAGCCGGCATTCGCGCCTACGTCTGGCTGACCGTTCTGGACGAAGGGTGTCCCCCCGAGGTCCTTTACGCCGACTCCGTGCCCTTCGCCTGGCAGTCCCGCTTCACCCGCCAAAACCCGCAGTTTCTGGCCTGCGACAGGAGCCTCACCCCGAATGGCCGGAAGTACCACTGGGGCGTCATGGAGTACGCCTATCCGGAGGTCCGGCAATACATGCTCGAGGTCATCCGGGCCTTCTCCGACCGCTTCGATCTGGACGGCGTCTTCCTGAGCCTTCGCACTCATTCGCCGCCCCCCGGCCACGCCGACCAGTTCGGCTTCAACGAACCGGTGGTCCGGGAGTACAAGCGCCGCTACGGACGGGACATCCTGCGCGAGCCCTTCGACCTGGAGAAGTGGCGGAACTTGCGGGGCGAGTTCTTCACCACCTTCCTCAGGGAGGTCCGGGACCACCTCAAGAGCCGGGGACAGAAGCTCGCGGTGGGCGTGCAACAGGGGGAGTACCTGGGCCCCCCCTTCGGCAACATGAGGATCCAGTGGCGGCGCTGGGTCGCCGACAAGATCGTCGACCAGCTCGTGGTCGGGCACATCACCGGAGCGCGGGCCCGCTACCCGCTGCGGACTCAGCGCACCATGGGCTACCTCCAGAGCCAGGAGGACAATCTGGGTCTGCTTCCCATCGAAGAGGCCCTGAGCAACGACTACGGTCCGCTCTGCGCCCTTCACGGAGTCGACCTCCTGGTGTCCCCGAAACTCTTCTATCTGTCCTTTCTCCATCCGACCTACGGCCGGGGCCGACAGAATCCGGAGCTGCGGGCGAGACTCCTGGAAAGACTGGAAGCGATCCCAGAAGTGACGGGAATTGTCATCGGGTACGGGAGGTTTCTCCGGTCCCATGCGGCCACGTCCGCGGAATAA
- a CDS encoding cation diffusion facilitator family transporter yields the protein MTGAHRHDHDHHHHGPAEHGDDLHGASRYSLIIALLLTVGYMLIQIVGSILSGSLALLAEAVHKVTDAASIGFALVALHFSTRPASIQRTYGLRRLEILAALLNALSLWLIAGWLITEAYERAHDAHHHVEGEIMLAFGAAGLLVNLSVAGVLHRASKHNANVEGAFLHIMVDLLGTVGVVVSGLLVWAFDWDHADTVVSVVIGVLILFSTWRLIGKVVNVLLEGVPKHIDVYRLCSQMEEVVGVGLIHDIHVWSLVPGYEVLTAHVLVDPEFKDLEFLRRRLREIAANDFGIQHITIQLEYTAKGCTERHHLDHLHAYSAEERIY from the coding sequence ATGACGGGTGCGCATCGTCACGATCACGACCACCATCATCACGGACCCGCGGAACATGGCGACGATCTGCACGGCGCCAGCCGGTACAGCCTGATCATCGCGCTCCTCTTGACCGTCGGCTACATGCTCATTCAGATCGTCGGCAGCATTTTGTCGGGCAGTCTGGCGTTGCTGGCGGAAGCCGTACACAAGGTGACGGACGCGGCGTCCATCGGTTTCGCCCTGGTCGCCCTCCACTTCTCGACTCGGCCCGCATCCATCCAACGGACCTACGGCCTCCGCCGCCTCGAGATCCTGGCGGCCCTGCTCAACGCCCTTTCTCTCTGGCTGATCGCCGGATGGCTGATCACGGAGGCCTACGAACGCGCCCATGATGCGCATCACCACGTTGAAGGCGAAATCATGCTTGCATTCGGCGCAGCCGGCTTGCTGGTCAACCTCTCGGTGGCCGGTGTTCTCCACCGCGCGTCGAAGCACAATGCCAATGTTGAAGGCGCATTCCTGCACATCATGGTCGATCTGCTGGGGACCGTCGGCGTCGTGGTCTCGGGCCTGCTCGTGTGGGCCTTCGACTGGGACCACGCAGACACGGTCGTGAGTGTGGTCATCGGAGTTCTCATCCTGTTCAGCACCTGGCGGTTGATCGGCAAGGTCGTGAACGTCCTGCTGGAGGGTGTTCCCAAACACATAGACGTGTATCGGCTCTGCAGCCAGATGGAAGAGGTGGTGGGCGTCGGCCTGATCCACGACATCCACGTCTGGAGCCTCGTCCCCGGCTATGAAGTGCTCACTGCCCACGTCCTGGTCGACCCCGAATTCAAAGACCTGGAATTCCTGCGGCGCCGCCTGCGGGAGATCGCAGCTAACGATTTCGGCATCCAACACATCACGATCCAGTTGGAATACACGGCGAAAGGCTGCACCGAACGCCACCACCTCGACCATCTGCACGCGTACAGCGCCGAGGAGAGAATCTACTGA
- a CDS encoding PIN domain-containing protein → MSVEDFLDSNVFVYLFDETDPRKRQLAERLVKRALEHQTGCISFQVVQETLNVMTRKLKVPPETAHSGKTDCPFLRLPFSTFRKLARIARLFPVPPSPPEYQTVPIFPPRIAISTSTVYTATV, encoded by the coding sequence ATGAGCGTTGAAGACTTCCTTGACTCCAACGTCTTCGTCTACTTGTTTGATGAAACCGACCCCAGAAAGCGGCAACTTGCAGAGCGTCTGGTTAAACGGGCCTTGGAGCACCAAACTGGTTGCATCAGTTTCCAGGTCGTCCAGGAAACACTCAACGTCATGACCCGTAAGCTCAAGGTGCCGCCGGAGACGGCGCACTCCGGAAAAACAGACTGTCCCTTTCTCCGTCTCCCTTTCTCCACTTTCCGAAAACTTGCCCGAATAGCCAGACTGTTCCCAGTTCCCCCATCTCCGCCCGAGTACCAGACTGTCCCCATTTTCCCCCCACGCATCGCAATCAGCACTTCTACCGTGTACACTGCAACAGTGTAG
- a CDS encoding PIN domain-containing protein, whose translation MNAESFIDTNVFVYQLERLDVRKADIADQLIGHGIETQTACISFQVIQECLNTATRKAEVPLTEDEMRKYMMDVLNPLYRVQPDIWLYGKSLEIRSRYGFSFYDSLIVAAAIKAGCRTLYSEDLQHGQEISGVVITNPFG comes from the coding sequence ATGAACGCTGAAAGCTTCATCGATACAAATGTCTTCGTGTATCAGCTTGAGCGTCTTGATGTCCGTAAAGCCGATATTGCCGACCAACTCATCGGGCATGGAATCGAAACCCAGACGGCGTGCATCAGTTTTCAGGTGATCCAGGAGTGTCTCAACACCGCCACCCGCAAGGCTGAAGTGCCGCTGACCGAAGATGAGATGCGCAAGTACATGATGGACGTCCTGAATCCGTTGTACAGAGTTCAACCAGATATCTGGCTCTATGGAAAATCACTGGAGATCCGATCCCGCTACGGTTTCAGCTTCTATGACTCGCTCATCGTTGCGGCCGCGATCAAGGCGGGCTGCAGAACCCTCTACAGCGAAGATCTTCAGCATGGGCAAGAGATTTCTGGCGTTGTCATCACGAACCCTTTCGGTTAG